One window from the genome of Anabaena sphaerica FACHB-251 encodes:
- the bioD gene encoding dethiobiotin synthase, with amino-acid sequence MSNTLLITGTDTGAGKTFLTTVLAAYWRKYRPQSSLGIMKPIQSGVGDRELYHALFTLDQSPDETTPLYFKAPLAPPIAAAKENRTIDLALVWQTLLKLQQRRDFLLVESLGGLGSPITHELTVADLAGEWRLPTILVVPVRLGAIAQVVANVALARQAKVNLRGIVLNCTQPRFDEEIADLTPPELIQSFTHIPVLGCLPYLEEPTNLTKLAQVGSNLDWEILSL; translated from the coding sequence TTGTCAAACACACTATTAATCACGGGAACTGATACGGGGGCTGGTAAAACTTTTTTGACAACCGTTTTAGCAGCCTATTGGCGAAAATATCGCCCCCAAAGTAGCTTGGGAATTATGAAACCGATTCAATCAGGAGTAGGCGACAGGGAACTTTACCACGCTCTTTTTACACTAGACCAGTCGCCAGACGAAACTACACCTCTGTATTTTAAAGCACCTCTAGCGCCCCCTATTGCCGCAGCTAAGGAAAATCGCACCATAGATTTGGCTTTGGTTTGGCAGACTTTATTGAAGTTGCAACAGCGGCGTGATTTTTTGTTGGTAGAATCTTTGGGGGGGTTGGGTTCACCGATTACTCATGAATTAACAGTAGCGGATTTAGCGGGTGAATGGCGTTTGCCAACAATTTTAGTTGTACCTGTGAGATTGGGTGCGATCGCTCAAGTTGTTGCTAATGTAGCATTGGCAAGACAAGCTAAAGTAAATTTGCGGGGAATTGTGCTTAATTGTACACAACCCCGGTTTGATGAAGAAATAGCCGATTTAACACCACCAGAGTTAATTCAATCATTTACTCACATACCCGTTTTAGGTTGTTTACCTTATTTAGAAGAACCCACTAACCTAACAAAACTAGCCCAAGTAGGATCTAATTTAGACTGGGAAATACTATCTTTATAG